Within Carassius gibelio isolate Cgi1373 ecotype wild population from Czech Republic chromosome A21, carGib1.2-hapl.c, whole genome shotgun sequence, the genomic segment CAGCATTCTTTTTCAGTAGATCAATCAATAATCAACTATTTTATTTTGGTCCTGACAAgacttttcaaaaatgtataaataaacaaaatttcagAAAAAGGTGTAAGCCGAAGCCTTGCTTATTATTCCATCCTTAACTGAGGAGCGAAACTTTTTACTAAGTTAGATAATACAAGATAAACAACGTTACATAAACATTTCCCAAAATGTACatacataattcaaaatattcatatcaaaaatacaaattcCAGCTATTACAAAATTCCAGTTATCAAAATGGAAAATAACAATGGGTgtcaatgaagaaaataaaacacacaaacaaaaggaAACTATTTGCAACATATACATCTAATTAACACACATAATAGagttaatgtgtctgtgagaaagtctttgaggcagttttttttatttaaatcaacagAAAACTGAATGAAAGCAGAAAATACAGTACAGGTTCTGGTGTCATAaacacaatttaaatgaaaatggaggaaaagaaaagaaaatgtattattgtcCGATCTTTAAACAACTTCAGGGTCACACTTattaaaaccatgtttttggtGCTAAAAATATGAATACACATGGcccttaaaattttattaaaaacaaagacagcagAGTTTTCCAGCCCTTTTTAGATAAAGAACAGGCTAAACATAACCagccaaaataaaacaatataatccaACAGTTATAATATCCTGAAAGTACCTTTGAGTCAGAATAAAAAACAATCCTGATATAATAAATGGCACATAAATGGCACCCATGTTCATAGTAGTTATTAGAATGAGGTGAAATGCTCTTCTCTTCATCTGGTTTtcctcatttctctctctccccctttctcctggtcctgactgcttcagagctctgagaacagccaCACAGCAGAACAACTGGATGAAGAAGAAGAGCAGGTACTGCATTGAGAAGAACCATGGATATATATTTGGAAACAAGTCTAATATAAAGATGAGGCACAGGCAGGACCCAAGAGTTATTATCCAGGTCACAGAGCAGCATATCACTCTGTATCTGAGAGGTTTGTATTTCAGAAAGGTAacaggatgaaccactgccaggtaacgctcaacacagataagacactgaaacagaggacGACCAGTGATGCCTAGTCctgttaaaaaatgcattaatggcATGAGACTTGGATCCCAACTGTAAAGTGTAGAGATCAAAGAGCTCAAACAGTTAACAATCTCACAAAAAGTGAGATTGAGGATGAAGAACTCTGATGCAActccacttcctgttcctgtgaTGATTAGCCATAAAACATAGGAGTACAAAGGAAGACCAAACACAAGATTGAAAATGTCCAGAATGTTAAGTGGCCCGCGTAAAAATATTGTGGAGTTTGTAGATGCTTCAGATGTGGTGAAGTTCACTATAGAGTTATCCATCTTCGTAACTGTCCCACAGTTCAAATGCTCACAGAGCATGTATTATTTCTATGGGGAGAAAATGGACAAAATAAGGCTTGTGTTGTAATCATTGtttatacaataatttaaatggatagtttatcCAAAAGTTTATCCAAACctctatcatttactcaccctcatgtcagttTAAGTTCATACAATAAAAGTCAAACGGGTCAATGTAATATGGACCcctattcttcaaaatatctccattttgtgttccacagaagaaacataATTATCATTATATCACTAAACTAAATCTATATAGCAACATATAGCATCTGCTTGATTTGTCCCTAATTGCCCTAATTGCTTCCTTCCTGACCTACTGTATAATCACATTTACAATGTGGTTTCAGGATAATTGTCCTTCTTAACACAGACATAATAAAATTGAGAAAATATGTCtgcatttaaaacatatataaaaaaaaaatcctgcacaGAAATCATATACACCAATCTTTGCGTGTAGTTTCAAAGCTATAgtctttgaaatattttacagcttggcttatttactttatttactgaCACAAGATGTCTGAGTGAACAGCCAaaacaagtaaacaaaaaaataagatcTGAAGTCACATTTTCAACACTTCCCAGTATACATAACCCAGAACACTTGAAATTGAAATTCCATTATTGATAAGAAGGtagcatttatttttacaatgattTTACAATCATACAGAGTTTATAAGAGGAATGTGTCACCTGAAGAGTGAATGTCCAGTCTTTCTGTGTGAGATAAATCTCTGTGCTGTGTTAGGTAGACTGAATTTACAGCTGTCACAAGAACAAATGTGTGACTTCATGACTTAATCTACACATgacataaaacataacatatgCAAATATTTCAAGTAAACCAAAAATGGTTTATTTGCTCATTTTTGAGCAAACTTTGGAGCCTACTTGACATGGTTCAGGAAGGCACATTTTAGAAAACATTCAACTGTGTGCTgattttcatccagctttgtatTGTTACTTTGTTGGTTATATATGTTAATCACCAATGTGTATTTAACTGCACCCATATctccttatttatttttcagcaaaaatttaactttttaatgcatagaCAAGTTGTTTTAAAAGCTCATCTTGACAATGGTAAATGCCAATTTAGTTATCATGTATCAAGGATATCAAGTTCTCAGGAAGGAACCGGTTGAGCCGGTGTCATTAGAAGTCAAGAAATTGGGTCCGCTTAGGACCCTGAGCAATCCCATTGGCTCAATGAACCTACAGTGGTTATTATTTTTAGCGTCTGATTACAATTTCTGCAAAATCATGCTTTGATTTATGTTGTTTTAACTTCTTTATAATGACCATTAATGTCTTTTAAATGACATGTTTCATACGCTAGTATTTAACCGAAGCTATAGGTTGTGAAATCAAaaaattatccttttttttcttcttcttcttttttttttttttttactcacgtACTAGCATAGCATACAGCTTCCTGATTAGCCTACTAGGTTAGCTTAACTCATTTGTTACAACAAACACTTACAACAAGCTACCGCGATAACAACTTGTTTAGGCATTTAAAACAGCTAATGCCTTGGTCCTAAGTGGACCCGATTTCTCATGACACCTGTCTACATAAGCTAACTGAATCACACTTTAGTTCCGGGTTGATGACACAGGACGCAGAGCCGAAGTAGCATGATCGACTTAAAAAGAACAGAATGAGCTGGTTTAACCAACTGTCGAAGTTTGCCATGGATTGCCAAGGATTCCGACGTGTAAGTTGCACTGCTTGTGTACCACTGAGGACTTGAATGATCCTGATACATAATGTTGctttataacaaacaaaacatgggCTACCAGAGATATGCCTATGAATCGATTTATTAAAAAGCGAACAGCATTAATGAGGCACAGGTGAAATCAATGAGTGCTGATGAGTCTGTGCAAAGGATTGTTGGGAATGAGTGGCAATGGTACGTGCTGGAGTGCCCTCTGGTGGAAAAGCAGGGCACTCATGCTGAAGATCGTGACAGATGgtaaagtataaatataaatcaagCCTAAAGGAAACATGCATCCTAAATTTGAGCCAAGAGTGATTATCCAGACCACAGTGCAGCAAATCACTCTAAACCACTGCAAACAAGTTCATAAATAAAGTTCAAAATGCATAATTAATTCTAAAGTCAATGGTAACCCACTAGTGATTCAAGTATGGTCAAATTCCTTATTAGGAATTACTTATTATTTGGATCAGCATTCTaaagtgaaaaacaaaataactctCTAGTAATTACTGAAATCATTGTaagcattcatttttaaattcattttgaagAATTTGGTAATACTTGAGTGACTAGTGGGTTACCATGGCCTTTCACTTAAGAATAATGAtccaaataattaataattccttTACAAGGAATCTACAAGAATGAAATCTacaaggttaaaaaataaatggtcAATTCCATCTGTAAAGCAGAAATTATTAGTGGAAAAGTGAATGTTTAGTCTTCCCAAACACTCTTTATTTTGAATCTGGCCAGCACAGGTGCCACTCATTCAACACATGATATGGAAATTTTATGGCCATTCATGTcaaaatgaaatagaaaaatcATCTACACATCTTTGTTATGATTGGATAGTATTCAAGGTGGAACTCGGCTATATCAATCATGGACAATCTGATAAACAcacttcaaataaaaatgatgacAGGGAGCCACACTAACATGTTCCGAGCCACTTTAAAAAAGCCTCAAGTAGTATAAAATACCACACAATTATATGATACATATAGATGGCTTAAAATATTCACCCAGAAACAGTTGAAAGAAGCAatgaatcacatttaaaaaaaatctgaaatcacaATTTCCAACCACTCAGTCatctgttaaacacacacacacacacacacacacaaaaactgaccAAATCTGCGTAATGACAACAATCAGAAATACAGTTGCATCTCCCCTGATAAACAGTTAATGACAAGAGTCCTAAAACCACAAAGGCACACACAAGATATATCTCATATAGCATATACagtatgccaaaaaaaaaaaaaaaaactaagttcaTGGAggtgtttgattttattttgagctatattacataaaaacaaaaccttaATTTAGAGCAGAGAAATAGCTACAAGGAAACAagggattttttgttttgttttttaccattGATATAACAATAGCAGGTCTTATAAGAGGCAAGAGAGTTTTCTAGCACGGTGCAGATAAAGAACAGGCTGAACAAAACCAGCTAGcacataacaaaacaaaccagGGACCCATTGTGCCTCAAAAACCTTTTCAGTGACAATGGTTAAAAACCCTGAAATACAGTATGGGGCATATGTGATGACCATTGTCACTGTTGTTATGAGAATGAGATGAAACGCTTTTCTCTTCATGTGGTtttcctcctctctttctctcgctctctctcctggTCCTGACTGCTTCAAAGCTCTGAGAACAGCCACAAGACAAAACAACTGGATAAGGAAGAAGAAAAGGAACTGAACTGACAAGAACCACATATGTACAATGAAGTGTCTGAGTATAGTAAACATGCAGCAGAAACAGGAGCCAAGAGTGATTATCCAGGCCACAGTGCAGCAGATCACTCTGTATCTGAGAGGTTTGTActtcagaaaggttacaggatgaaccactgccaggtaacgctcaacacacatcagacactgaaacagaggacGACCACTAATCATTAGtcctattaaaaataatttaaaatccaCTATACATGAAAACCATTGTGACAGTACAAAGGTCAAACAATTCACACAGAAACCAATCTCAGAAACAGAGAGATTGAGGATGAAGAACTCTGATGCAACTCCACTTCCTGCTCCACTGATGATGAGCCATGCAACATAGCAGTGTGTAGGAAGACCAACCAGGAAACTAAAGCTGTGCATACAAATATTCACAGTTTCCACAATCCCAATGGCCTTAGTTGTCGATGGTTCAGGTAAGGTGAAGTTCAATGTAGAGTTATTCATCTCCTCTGTGCTTGTCTTGTCGTGTCAACAGCTCTCAAAACCTCATCTAGCTGTGATCCATGGGAAATAAGAAGTGCACATGAGTCTGGTAATTCATCAATACCAAAATAAACAGTGCAAaccaatattaaattataaaataaaaaatatagttcaGTAAATTCAGTAATTCTTAAGGTAATTAATTTCTCTGGTTCTATTTTATTCCCAACGAACTGATATCTTCTctccagtaaaaataaaaagaggcttTTTATTTACTCAGTGAACGttttctaaaaaacaaatcaacacAGTAGCAACGTTTCTTCTTATGAATTGTAAAAACAAGACCTTGAACCAATAAGAGGAAGTTATCACCTGAGAAGTTTACGTCCAGTCTCTGTCACACCAGTCACGGCTGTAACATGAATATCTGCAAGACTTTGTATGCTACACCTCACAAACAACACACGATAtgcaaataaagtaaataaatttaaaggttgaaatatttaTGACTGACTTTGTTTGCATTATCCATTATATCTGCAGTGTAGACGACAAGGCTTATCTATGAAAAGGCAAAAATGGTTTCATAACAACACATTAGCGTATGAAagttttaaatattcagttaGAATTAAACATGAGAGTGgaatatttaaagaaaacaatttttttgtgaaattggtGGGACTTTATCACTGTGTGTGTCTCAGCTCCATTATTCATAGCCAATGACCAGCGAGTCTAGGCCATTTCATTTCTAATCGCTCGACTGTACTAAATGTTTATTCTTATTATAGAGGACTTAACAAGAGATTGATGCTGTGCAGTTATTTATCTCCCATGTGTCTTTTTAGTTCAGCGGCTGACAAACATAACATTTACCCATCTCCTATTTAGAAACTACAGTAAAATGTGTCAATCAAAAACATATGCAAGGACGATGCAGAAACATGTAATCTAGTATGtatgcatatgcatatgaaaaataatgagatCATCAACAATAAACAGCATATAAAGGAAAACTTTGTGCGAAAAAGGACTGTGCAAGTTTTGGGGGCGTTGATTGAAGCGATCTGCTGCATCTTTGCTTTTATCATTCTACTGAACATGATCcacatgtatttgattaaaaacatgaatttctctgcatttttctcaaaatatagtttttttttttgtatgtataaaaCTAACATTAAAGTGTTGATAGAAAAAGAATGCTTtaggctaaaataaaataaaaagttgtttaaaagtAGGGTCTATGCTCTTCATTTTGATGTATTACATGTTCAGACattgataaaacaataaattagattagattagattagattagattagattagattagattagattagattagattagattagattagattagattagattagattcaactttattgtcactgcacatttaaggtacaaggcaacgaaatgcagttagcatctaaccagaagtgcaataagcagtaagtacagaatatacaaggtctacaatatgtacaataactatacagataagtattatggacataatttacagatttaaatactattagcatgatatacagataggtgtactatgaacatactataaaGGTGGATATtgtaaagtgtatgtacactataggcagaactatgaacatatgaacataattacactattgcaatggacagtaaagtgcatagaaaaataatctcattatttttcatatgcatatgcataCATAATATTCTGGGGACCctgacatttttgtaaaaatcaacaaaaatcttGGAGGTGGCTAGCAACAAACTAGCAGGAAAAACACTAGCAGGAAAATTGAGCTGATCTTAAAGATAGAAATTGATCAGCTGACCTTAACATAAAAACTGAGACTAaattaatatgcaaaattattataccaagcatttaaaaaataaaaaagaacaaaaacgaTTCAATCATCTGTGTTATGAAAGGATGTCAAATTTAATACAACAATCTCGATACGAAAGCTTACACTAAGGAATGGTGACTAAAAGGTCATGGACAAAACTTTAAAATGGGTTTTTAAAATGGTTAACTGTCTTAAATAAGGtcaagctcaagatattttcattttattctacaacataaaaatacatcaaaagGCAGTAGCTATCAAGTGGCTAATTGGGACTACAGAGGTCATCATGGACATTAAACTCATCTACTCACTACCTTTTACACACTCGAGGTGCATTCTAactaacttctttttttttttttttttttaaataaaggttgAATGAGTTGTTGAAGTTGTGcaaaaataatgttgttaattTCTAATTTAAGGAGAAAGATTACCTTAATGAACAAAATGTGTAATCAATCAATGGAAAAATCTACTTAAAAGCTACAATTCATATTAGCCACATATGATAAACACACTCTTAACAAACTCGGCAACTATCTGCAATTGTGTGACTTTGGAGCTCCCTACAGTTAAGTGAGTGAAATTCACAGTTGTAATGGATAGTTGTACATGTGCATCTGTAACCAGAGTTAGGTTAAGTAACTAAAATCTACTAATTTatccactacaaattactaattactgctTTAAAATTGCAATTCGATTACATTACTGTTACTGCATGTAAAATGTCATCAGATTACTGAttactttcaagttactttgAAAAAATATCAAACCTAAAAATACACCATAAAGTGAAACTCATACAGTAGCTCTTTCAGGAATTTAATAGAGACTGAAAATATTACAGAAGTAATTTGACTTGAAGATTTAATCAATTTCTGAACTTAAGTTTAACATATATAACATCTATTAACTTCTTAATATTAACCTGCcttacaataaaaaacacagtatttctCATACGATTAAATGTCATGCTTTTGAGAGTTGCATCTGTGTTCATTTTAGAGGACAGTTAAAGAAAACACATATCCAGGAGCATATTTACCCAGCAATTAATGTAAGATTtaagtaagtaaaaaaatatgattattttatgatgAACAAAGGCAGGACATTTTTCCAGCACGGTGTAGATAAAGAAGAGGCTGTACAAAACCAGCCAAAATAAAACAAGTCAAAccagtgaaccaaactgatgGAGAACTGTCTGCTGTAAAAATGATAGAGAATCCTGTTactgcaaatggaaaaaaaatatagaataatcATAGTCACAGTAGTTATTAGAATAAGATAAAGTGCTTTTCTTTTCAGGGGATTTTCCTTGTGCATGAAGACCAAACAGGAATCTAGATTAATGATCCAGACAACAGTGCAGATGGCTCTATATCTGAGAGGTTTGCCcttcagaaaggttacaggatgaaccactgccagGTAATATTTCAATAGAGTTCAGCAGCTCAAAAACATAATAATGCAAACACAACCTAGGGTATCAAAATTGGAATGAACCAGGTATGATCTGAATGCAGACTGTAAatattattggaaaaaaaaatccagtctgtaattcaacaaattttcatatttaaacccaaatgattaaatgattgcaAAATAAGGTTCTGTATATTCAGTAGCATACACATGCAAATTATAAATTTCCATGGTATTTCCAGTGACAATACTGGAAGTTCTGCACTTCTAGCCACACACGTCTCAATATCATCACTACCACCTTCTGACACATCAGAGTGATTTAACATTGCAGTAAAAGCAAcacaaaaggcaaaaaaaaaaaaaaaagtctcattcaataataaaaaaaatattaataagtacAATTTAGTAAAATATCACAATGTTTTATGGGGAACAGAAGAAGGGAAGTTTTCCATTCCGGTGCAGATAAAGAACAGGTTGCACAAAACCAGCCAGTACATAACAAATCAAACTAGGAGCCCAAACTCCctgaatattttgttttgtcagATTGGTAAATATTGCTGAAATAATAATCGGCACATACAGCATAACCATGTTCACAGTAGTTATTAGAATGAGATTAAATGCTCTTCTCTTCATGTGGTTTTCCTgcgttctctctctccctctctctcctggtcctgactgcttcagagctctgagaacagccacaagacaaaacaactggatggggagaaagaaaacaaactgtAGCATGAAGAACCATGtatgtccagtaatgttgaatgaagataaaatatataTGCTGCACAAACAAGAACCAAGAGTGATTGTCCAGACCACAATGGAGCAGATGACTCTATATCTGAGAGGTTTGTAAttcagaaaggttacaggatgaaGCACTGCAAGGTAACGCTCAATacagatcagacactgaaacagaggacGACCAGTGATGGAGAATCctgttaaaaacatttgtaatatcAAGAAATGTGAAAACCAAACCGAAAGTACAAAGAAAAAGGTGTTCAGTGCGTTAGCAATCTCACAAACAGAGAGATTGAGCATGAAGAACTCTGATGCAAttccacttcctgttcctgtgaTGATGAGCCATATAATATAGGAGTGTGTAGGAAGACCAACCAGGAAACTGATGCTGTACATGCATATTTCCAGATGGTCCAGTGGCCCGATGGAATAAGTTGTGAAGTTTGTGGATGACTCACGTGTCGTAAATTTGAATGTGGAGTTGTTCATCTCTGGATGTGTCTTCTAAATTCAGCAGCTCATAAACTAATAATTAGCAAATTGTTATCTACAAAGAAGAGGTGATAAAAAAATAACCAAATCTGCTAAAATGACTGGATATCCAGTTTATACAGTTCAGTCCATAATTCTTCAACATTCAGGTTAAATCTGAATGACCAGAGTAACAACCTATGACATAAAAATATATGGGTCCATAAATTTAATTCAGACTGGATTTATTTAAACTGTTCTGTTCAATTAAACAGACGTTTTTAATTGTGTCATTTTAATCAGAAGCTAAATCGTTAACTTCACCCCAAACCTTTAGGCATTATCAGATGAACACAccaggtgaaaaagaaaaactctaaaatgtattaaaaatgcactTGAAATTCTAATATTTGATTTATAGTACAATTGTATTCCTAACATGCATACTTGAAGGTAATAAATAACTATGCTtgtacttttaagaaatatgctTAAACACAATTATGCTTATTTTATTCTtccttaaatatttactttatttgcaTAAGAACTTAATAAAATGATACAGCTTTCAGTGGGTTTCAAGTATATGTATCTTATTTACAACCATATTTAGACCtactgtgatatttttttaatatttatgtaatgaaTGGACTTCAGCCTACTTTTCAAAAGGAGATATCTTGAAAAacctattttaacatttcaatatattctataaattatattcattcaCTCATACATATATTATAGCTAGGTCTATAAACTATGCATACCAACTTATATTATaccaatgtattataaatataattttgtcgACTATTGTTTGGTAttacttgtttgtttgtataaagctcgaggatgaggatgaggatgtaGTCCAAGATTTGTAAGGAAAACTTAGTACAGTCATAGAAAATTCTATTGCATATCtatgtaaattataattaatataatgttaaaaaacaacTGAATAATTATTTTTCCTTTCACAGACCCTGCGATGAAGAAATTTTCAAATACCATAGTGTCTGAATTCTAATTGTTTAGATGCAAGTCAAACTTTGGATCAGCCATTTGCAACTTTACCTTGACTTTGAAAGAAATATACTTTACTCACTTCTTTATATGTGAGTGCAGAAATTGAATTGTGATTCATTTCTGTTTAGTGATGGAATACTCATAGTGTACTTTCCAGTAATACaacataaatatttttcaaactgAATGAATTagctgtattttaatttattataattattggtcAAGCATTTATAAATGTGTCTGTAACTTTTAAAGTGATTACAACAATATATGTCTATACTGTTGTAATATGAAAGTTTTCCAGATTTGCAAGTGTGTACATGTGtcattttaattgaatatattatataCCACATTAGACAGATGAAAATAGCTTTATTACTAATAGTGTACAAGTAATGCATTTCTAATGAGCTGATATGCTACTGAAAATGTtcttgaaaaatattaaaatgaaacttaaaatgtattcaaactgTTTTTCAagaaatataaaagtgtatttaaatatgataaagaagtacaatttatttaattaattaagttaactaaaaacattaaaatgcactgCATTTAAGCATATCTTAACATATCTTAACACGTATCATAAACATATCATTATACTTAAATTTGctccaaaataacacatttattatacacttagtattgtataataaatatataataagctCATCGAAATTAGTACAATTTAAGTCTATCTACTTTTTTACCCAGGAAGTAATGCTGTTGATTATTTATAAGTCTATAAACAAGAAGAATTTAAAAAGGGGGTTTATTACCTGGAGAGTGAAAGTCTGGACGCTCTGGATGTGCTTAAATCTGTGTGCTGTTTTGTAGACTGAATTTGcggctaatgcattaaaatttgTGCATGACTTCATCTAATACACATCAAATAAAACATCTCATATGCAAATAGTTAAAGtatcatttacacatttatcaagTGACCCTGAacttcaaaacattatttttcatattatacAAAAGAATTGTCAGTGTTTAATCTGCCCAAACAATCTTTCTACATCAGGCACTCACTGGCCAGCACAGGTGCACTCACTGAGCACCTAATATGCCTGTTTTtagataatatttaaaaatatatttttttaaataatgagatGGAAAATGCTTGGTCATTAAGtgatttattgaaaaaacaaactaataGCAAACATTCAAATTATTGTAGGACAGTGAAGGCTTTCATGAACTCATGCA encodes:
- the LOC127942267 gene encoding hydroxycarboxylic acid receptor 2-like produces the protein MNNSTFKFTTRESSTNFTTYSIGPLDHLEICMYSISFLVGLPTHSYIIWLIITGTGSGIASEFFMLNLSVCEIANALNTFFFVLSVWFSHFLILQMFLTGFSITGRPLFQCLICIERYLAVLHPVTFLNYKPLRYRVICSIVVWTITLGSCLCSIYILSSFNITGHTWFFMLQFVFFLPIQLFCLVAVLRALKQSGPGERGRERTQENHMKRRAFNLILITTVNMVMLYVPIIISAIFTNLTKQNIQGVWAPSLICYVLAGFVQPVLYLHRNGKLPFFCSP
- the LOC127942266 gene encoding G-protein coupled receptor 4-like, with translation MNNSTLNFTLPEPSTTKAIGIVETVNICMHSFSFLVGLPTHCYVAWLIISGAGSGVASEFFILNLSVSEIGFCVNCLTFVLSQWFSCIVDFKLFLIGLMISGRPLFQCLMCVERYLAVVHPVTFLKYKPLRYRVICCTVAWIITLGSCFCCMFTILRHFIVHMWFLSVQFLFFFLIQLFCLVAVLRALKQSGPGERAREREEENHMKRKAFHLILITTVTMVITYAPYCISGFLTIVTEKVFEAQWVPGLFCYVLAGFVQPVLYLHRARKLSCLL